CCGGTCGCTATTTCTGGGGGTCGTCATGACCACTGCCAGCGCCGCCGGAGCCGAGGCGACGCGATCCATCCTGTCATTCGATGACCTCGATGGCTGGGCCGCCGACGATCACGGGGCGGCCCTTTCGGTTTTTCTGAACACCTGTGGTGATCTGGACGATCCTGATTGGCAGGCGCTGTGTGGCGTGGCTCAGAGTTATGAACCTGGCGCGGCGCGGGCTTTTTTCGAGCTGTTCTTTCGCCCTGTTCTGGTCGAAGACGGCGATGATGCCCTGTTCACCGGATATTTTGAACCTGAACTGGATGGGTCGAAAACCCCAACTGATAAATACCGCTATCCACTCTACCGGATGCCGCCCGAGGCGCGAGAGGCGGGCAAGTGGCTCAGTCGCCGTGACCTGCTGACCGGTGACGCCCTGACAGGTCGGGGCCTTGAGATAGCGTGGGTCGATGACCCTGTTGAGTTGTTCTTTCTGCAAATTCAAGGCTCGGGCCGGATACGTCTGCCCGATGGCGGTGCATTGCGGGTTGGATATGGCGGTGCGAATGGGCATCCCTATCGCTCGATCGGCGCGGAACTGGTCCGACGGGGTGCGCTGGGCGCGCACCAGGTCAGCGCGCAGATGATCCGGACCTGGGTACGCAAAAACCCTGAAGCCGGGGCTGAGCTGTTACTACACAACCCTTCTTATGTTTTCTTCCGAGAGGTGACGCGTGTTGCGCCCGAGTTCGGACCGTTAGGCGCCATGAACCGCTCAGTGACCACGATGCGCAGTATCGCGGCAGATCCGGCTTATACACCTTTGGGCGCGCCAGTTTGGGTAGAAAAGGATGGCAAAAACCCGCTGCGCCGATTGATGATCGCACAAGACACCGGATCGGCGATCAAGGGTGCGCAACGTGCCGACATTTTCTTTGGCACAGGGGATGATGCCGGGCAGGCCGCCGGTCGCTTGAAGGATCCCGGCCGTATGGTTGTGCTGTTGCCGATCCAGAGGGCCTACGCCCTGTTACCGGATGAGTTCTGATGACCCGGCGCAAACTAACTGCGGATGAGATCGATTTGTGGCGCAAGGTCGCCAAACAGGCTGAGCGTTTGCACCCCGAACTGCCTCAGACTGTGCACCCCACTACCTTGCCCAAGCCCAAACCGACCAAAACGCCCAAGGCGCGGATAGAAGCCTTTGAACTGGGTCAGACTGCGCCAACCAAACCGTCACGGAATAACCTGAAGCCATCGATCACCGAAGGTTTACGGACAAATCCGGTGCAGATGGACACCAAGTCTTTTGGTCGCATGAAACGCGGCAAGCTCAAGCCCGAAGGCAAGCTGGACCTGCACGGGATGCGCATGAGCGCAGCCCATCCCGCATTGGTTCGGTTCGTCCTGACCGCACAGGCACAGGGCAAACGGCTGGTGCTTGTCATAACCGGCAAGGGCAAGGACCGGGACGAACCGGGACCCATTCCAACGCCGCGTGGGGTCTTGCGCAATCAGGTGCCCCACTGGTTATCTATTCCACCACTTGCACAAGCAGTGCTGCAGGTAACACCCGCACATATCAGCCA
The Ruegeria sp. SCSIO 43209 genome window above contains:
- a CDS encoding murein transglycosylase A, producing MIAALRSLFLGVVMTTASAAGAEATRSILSFDDLDGWAADDHGAALSVFLNTCGDLDDPDWQALCGVAQSYEPGAARAFFELFFRPVLVEDGDDALFTGYFEPELDGSKTPTDKYRYPLYRMPPEAREAGKWLSRRDLLTGDALTGRGLEIAWVDDPVELFFLQIQGSGRIRLPDGGALRVGYGGANGHPYRSIGAELVRRGALGAHQVSAQMIRTWVRKNPEAGAELLLHNPSYVFFREVTRVAPEFGPLGAMNRSVTTMRSIAADPAYTPLGAPVWVEKDGKNPLRRLMIAQDTGSAIKGAQRADIFFGTGDDAGQAAGRLKDPGRMVVLLPIQRAYALLPDEF
- a CDS encoding Smr/MutS family protein; the encoded protein is MTRRKLTADEIDLWRKVAKQAERLHPELPQTVHPTTLPKPKPTKTPKARIEAFELGQTAPTKPSRNNLKPSITEGLRTNPVQMDTKSFGRMKRGKLKPEGKLDLHGMRMSAAHPALVRFVLTAQAQGKRLVLVITGKGKDRDEPGPIPTPRGVLRNQVPHWLSIPPLAQAVLQVTPAHISHGGDGAYYVYLRRVR